A genomic segment from Orrella daihaiensis encodes:
- a CDS encoding DUF6776 family protein, giving the protein MGLFGRSRRQVFKPSPYDTRRRGRKLPRWFILLIVGILVGSGGTLILQSSYGPKRLTVLESQKLTDDLAALSLERQQLQADLTELKRQLEASKSGADKTITELRAEVLRLNERMQPLRDEVGLFTKALTAGVKFDPIGITGASFEQASGSDKLQYQVVLVQEDDQQPAYDGRIEVTFEGRYANGRAGSVKALVIPFTLKHYQHLNGTIDMPNSLQAVRATLRIYQADGKRALSYRTYQVERPR; this is encoded by the coding sequence ATGGGTTTGTTTGGACGTTCACGTCGCCAGGTTTTTAAACCATCACCCTATGACACTCGCCGGCGTGGCCGAAAGTTGCCACGCTGGTTTATTTTGCTGATTGTAGGAATCCTGGTTGGTAGTGGCGGCACTTTAATCTTGCAGTCTAGCTACGGCCCCAAGCGGCTGACCGTGCTTGAATCACAAAAACTAACTGATGACCTAGCGGCGCTATCACTGGAGCGTCAACAGCTGCAAGCCGATCTGACCGAGTTAAAGCGTCAACTCGAGGCCAGCAAGTCCGGGGCAGATAAAACAATCACTGAATTGCGTGCGGAGGTTCTCAGGCTAAACGAACGCATGCAGCCATTACGAGACGAAGTCGGGCTCTTTACCAAAGCATTAACGGCTGGCGTCAAATTTGATCCAATCGGAATCACTGGCGCAAGTTTTGAGCAGGCATCCGGCAGCGACAAACTTCAGTACCAGGTAGTGCTCGTTCAAGAAGATGATCAGCAACCTGCTTACGACGGTCGCATTGAGGTTACGTTCGAAGGCCGTTACGCCAATGGCAGAGCCGGATCAGTCAAAGCACTGGTGATTCCCTTCACGCTCAAACACTATCAGCATCTAAACGGCACCATCGACATGCCTAATTCGTTACAGGCAGTTCGTGCCACACTGCGAATCTACCAAGCTGACGGCAAAAGAGCATTGTCTTACCGAACCTATCAGGTTGAGCGCCCCAGATGA
- a CDS encoding NAD(P)/FAD-dependent oxidoreductase, which produces MQRIAVVGAGLAGLTCARVLQDSGLEVIVIEKSRGVGGRLSTRRTDSAQYDHGAQYFTARDERFAAFVDARLADKSVAVWTPRLDARLAGSSKEPWFVGAPGMSALGRAQAQGLDVQTAMRVQSLANENGRWCLGMEDGSALDGFTAVVVAVPNAQAVPLLESQTPDWADQLARTPLEPCWTLMVSTDDGLTDLDAGLPGTGAIGWWARNSSKPGRPTEAGRHDWVIQATAQWSQAHLDASKEMVESELLLAFARELGVSTITPILPPMTHRWLYSRRAAGFAAFTEPWFKPEIGLGVCGDGLVHSRVEHAYLSGLQLGQCMVGALS; this is translated from the coding sequence ATGCAGCGAATTGCTGTGGTAGGTGCTGGGCTAGCTGGATTGACTTGCGCACGCGTCTTGCAAGACAGTGGCCTTGAAGTGATTGTTATTGAAAAGTCCCGCGGCGTTGGGGGACGTTTATCGACTCGACGTACCGACTCGGCTCAGTATGATCACGGGGCTCAGTACTTCACTGCCCGCGATGAGCGATTTGCGGCATTTGTAGATGCCAGACTTGCTGACAAATCAGTTGCCGTTTGGACACCTCGGCTTGATGCAAGGCTGGCCGGATCCTCCAAGGAACCCTGGTTTGTTGGTGCGCCGGGCATGAGCGCGTTGGGCCGGGCCCAGGCCCAAGGGCTTGACGTGCAAACGGCCATGCGAGTGCAATCGCTTGCTAATGAGAACGGACGCTGGTGTCTAGGCATGGAGGATGGCAGCGCATTGGATGGGTTCACAGCCGTGGTTGTGGCGGTTCCCAATGCCCAGGCTGTGCCCCTGTTGGAGTCACAGACGCCCGACTGGGCGGATCAACTCGCACGAACACCGCTGGAGCCATGTTGGACGCTCATGGTGAGTACGGATGATGGCCTCACCGATTTAGACGCTGGTCTGCCAGGAACCGGTGCGATTGGTTGGTGGGCACGTAACAGCAGTAAACCTGGCCGGCCAACCGAAGCCGGGCGGCATGATTGGGTGATTCAAGCCACCGCTCAGTGGAGTCAAGCACACCTTGATGCATCAAAGGAGATGGTTGAATCTGAGTTGTTGCTTGCCTTTGCGCGTGAGTTAGGCGTTTCAACCATAACGCCAATCCTGCCTCCCATGACTCACCGCTGGCTGTACTCTCGGCGGGCTGCGGGTTTTGCAGCATTTACTGAGCCGTGGTTCAAGCCAGAGATTGGACTCGGTGTTTGTGGCGATGGTCTTGTCCATAGTCGTGTCGAACATGCCTACTTGTCAGGTCTTCAGTTGGGCCAGTGCATGGTTGGCGCGCTGTCTTAA
- a CDS encoding dihydrodipicolinate synthase family protein gives MNETDKQQLRIGSTQFDETSKGVYLITVTPFKSDGELDLESTDRLIDFYLQAGANGLTVLGVMGEAPKLTAHESAEYVRRVLARVNGRVPVVVGASAAGFASMGELTKRVMDLGAAGVMVAPVAGLRTDDQIRAYFSMVNETLGPDVPWVLQDHPNATGVQMSASVVMQVIDQSPRCVMLKHEDCPGLGKLSSIRAAQAQKTLKQVSILTGNGGGLFLPEELMRGADGAMTGFAYPEMMVDVIEAHCAGDQDRAFDLFDAYLPLSRYEQQPGIGLAVRKYILAKRGAIASATVRKPGPALSKLDIEDIERLIRRQQQRLTQLG, from the coding sequence ATGAATGAAACAGATAAACAGCAGTTGCGGATTGGATCAACCCAGTTCGACGAAACCTCAAAAGGGGTCTACCTGATTACTGTCACACCATTCAAGTCTGACGGTGAACTTGATCTGGAAAGCACTGACCGGTTGATCGATTTTTATCTGCAGGCAGGCGCCAATGGCCTGACTGTATTAGGGGTGATGGGAGAGGCGCCCAAGCTCACCGCACACGAGTCGGCTGAGTACGTCAGGCGGGTGCTAGCACGCGTGAACGGGCGTGTGCCTGTTGTGGTGGGGGCATCTGCTGCAGGTTTTGCGTCTATGGGTGAGCTCACTAAACGAGTCATGGATCTCGGCGCTGCTGGTGTGATGGTCGCGCCTGTGGCTGGTTTGCGCACAGATGACCAGATACGTGCGTACTTTTCGATGGTTAACGAGACGCTCGGACCAGATGTTCCATGGGTGTTGCAGGATCACCCGAATGCGACGGGCGTGCAGATGTCGGCATCAGTGGTGATGCAAGTGATTGACCAGTCACCGCGTTGCGTCATGCTTAAGCATGAGGACTGCCCCGGGCTTGGCAAACTGTCTTCGATTCGGGCCGCGCAAGCACAAAAGACGCTTAAGCAGGTCTCAATTTTGACTGGCAATGGTGGTGGTCTGTTCCTGCCTGAGGAGCTGATGCGTGGTGCGGATGGTGCCATGACCGGGTTTGCCTATCCGGAGATGATGGTCGATGTCATCGAGGCCCATTGCGCTGGTGACCAAGATCGCGCATTCGATCTTTTTGATGCATACCTGCCTTTGTCGCGCTACGAGCAGCAACCAGGAATTGGCTTAGCGGTGCGTAAATACATTTTGGCCAAGCGTGGCGCGATTGCCTCGGCAACGGTACGTAAGCCTGGCCCTGCGCTGTCAAAATTAGACATCGAAGATATTGAACGTTTGATCCGTCGTCAGCAACAGCGTCTGACACAGTTGGGTTAA
- a CDS encoding ribonuclease activity regulator RraA produces MTDSSVDMSLPPDIRETLAGISTATLTTVLLKKGLRNVWMRGTKPLRAGQPRIVGRAFTLRFVPAREDLATPASWSSPISTRTAIEAMPEGCIAVVDALGVLDAGIFGDILCARMAKRGVAALVTDGVVRDLEGVLDSGLPVWCQGAAAPPSVAGLTFVAWQQPIGCGGVAVFPGDVVVVDQDGAVLIPAALLHEVVSQSVEQERLEGWIMGRIEDGESLPGLYPPNEENLLRYRKETGQS; encoded by the coding sequence ATGACCGATAGTTCAGTAGACATGAGCTTGCCGCCAGATATTCGCGAGACACTGGCAGGCATTTCAACCGCAACTTTGACCACTGTGCTACTAAAAAAAGGCCTGCGAAATGTCTGGATGCGTGGCACTAAGCCACTGCGAGCTGGTCAACCGCGCATAGTTGGCCGCGCTTTTACCCTGCGATTCGTACCTGCTCGGGAGGATCTCGCAACGCCAGCATCCTGGTCCTCGCCAATCTCGACACGCACTGCCATTGAAGCCATGCCCGAGGGCTGCATTGCTGTCGTGGATGCCTTGGGTGTACTTGATGCGGGCATCTTTGGGGATATTCTGTGTGCCCGCATGGCCAAACGAGGTGTAGCAGCGCTAGTGACTGATGGCGTGGTCCGCGATCTAGAGGGTGTGCTTGATTCTGGCTTGCCAGTTTGGTGTCAAGGTGCGGCAGCGCCACCCTCGGTGGCAGGTCTGACATTTGTCGCATGGCAGCAGCCAATTGGCTGTGGTGGCGTGGCAGTATTTCCCGGTGATGTGGTGGTGGTTGATCAGGATGGGGCAGTATTGATACCAGCAGCGCTGCTTCACGAGGTAGTGTCTCAGTCGGTTGAACAGGAACGGCTCGAGGGTTGGATTATGGGGCGTATTGAGGATGGCGAGTCATTGCCGGGACTGTATCCACCTAACGAAGAGAATTTGCTGCGTTACCGTAAAGAGACAGGGCAATCATGA
- a CDS encoding SDR family NAD(P)-dependent oxidoreductase, producing MSSSATEVLMKAPEFRLDGKRALVTGGSRGIGLAAAFALANAGANVTIAARDKTGLDQACELLGRHGLVVSAMALDVTDPVAVSTAVPALGAIHVLVNNAGGNRPGLLRDMSANDMEAVLALNVTSSMLVSQAVIDGLVAAGQPGSIINLSSQYGHIGAPERALYSAAKHGVEGYTKSLAWEVGRHGIRVNTIAPSMIETDMTKARLAEPGVREMFASKSALDRIGQPADLMGAIVFLASDASSYITGASIRVDGGTTAV from the coding sequence ATGAGCAGCAGCGCGACTGAAGTGCTTATGAAAGCGCCGGAATTCAGATTGGATGGCAAGCGTGCGCTTGTAACTGGTGGCAGTCGGGGGATTGGTCTTGCCGCTGCCTTCGCGCTTGCCAATGCAGGTGCGAATGTGACCATCGCGGCTCGCGATAAAACAGGACTCGATCAGGCGTGCGAGCTGCTGGGCAGGCATGGGTTAGTGGTGAGTGCGATGGCTTTGGATGTGACTGATCCAGTCGCTGTAAGTACCGCGGTGCCAGCATTGGGCGCGATACATGTGCTGGTCAACAATGCTGGAGGCAATCGCCCGGGATTGTTACGGGACATGTCGGCCAATGATATGGAAGCGGTGCTCGCCCTGAATGTGACCTCCAGCATGCTGGTGTCTCAGGCAGTGATCGACGGGCTGGTTGCTGCAGGACAACCAGGCAGCATCATCAACCTGTCGTCACAATATGGCCACATCGGCGCGCCTGAACGTGCTTTGTATAGCGCTGCCAAGCACGGGGTAGAGGGCTACACCAAGTCACTGGCTTGGGAGGTGGGTCGTCATGGGATTCGTGTCAATACGATTGCCCCTTCCATGATTGAAACCGATATGACCAAAGCCCGATTAGCTGAGCCGGGCGTGCGCGAGATGTTCGCTTCCAAATCTGCGCTCGATCGTATTGGGCAACCTGCTGACCTGATGGGTGCCATTGTGTTTTTGGCAAGTGATGCGTCGTCTTACATCACTGGCGCATCAATCCGAGTTGACGGTGGCACCACAGCAGTCTGA
- the murU gene encoding N-acetylmuramate alpha-1-phosphate uridylyltransferase MurU codes for MKAMILAAGRGQRMRPLTDHTPKPLLPVRGHPLIVWHLRRLAAAGFKEVVINHAWLGEQIQSTLGTGSQWGVNIRYSPESPALETAGGIARALPLLGPNPFLVINGDIWCDWSLQNAKHIADDLQRAANLMAHLVLVDNPAHNPKGDFGLSQSSLAVTGGETNLTFSGIGIYKPALFESLDPNTPAPLAPLLRQSMARLSVSAEHYEGNWLDIGTPERLEMLNKLLADH; via the coding sequence ATGAAAGCGATGATACTCGCCGCTGGCCGTGGACAACGCATGCGGCCGCTCACGGACCACACCCCCAAACCCCTGCTACCGGTTCGGGGACATCCGTTGATTGTCTGGCACTTACGGCGACTGGCGGCAGCTGGCTTTAAGGAAGTTGTCATCAATCACGCCTGGCTGGGCGAACAAATTCAAAGCACTCTTGGCACTGGCAGCCAATGGGGTGTCAATATTCGATATTCACCTGAGTCACCCGCACTCGAGACAGCCGGCGGCATCGCACGTGCTCTACCGCTCTTAGGTCCAAACCCCTTCTTGGTCATCAATGGTGATATCTGGTGTGATTGGTCGTTACAAAACGCTAAGCATATTGCAGATGATCTACAGCGTGCTGCCAACCTCATGGCACACTTGGTCTTGGTTGATAATCCCGCCCATAATCCCAAGGGTGACTTTGGGTTGTCGCAATCCTCTTTGGCTGTCACAGGGGGTGAGACTAACCTTACCTTCTCGGGCATTGGAATTTATAAGCCCGCACTGTTCGAATCACTTGACCCGAACACCCCCGCACCGCTGGCACCGTTGTTGCGGCAAAGCATGGCAAGATTATCTGTCAGCGCAGAGCACTATGAAGGGAACTGGCTAGATATCGGTACACCCGAGCGTCTTGAGATGCTGAATAAGCTCTTAGCCGACCATTAA
- a CDS encoding aminoglycoside phosphotransferase family protein, whose translation MDPQTPKITRSQTLQHWLSSLPNTLGLVLDSMTPASSDASFRRYFRIEASEQSLIIMDAPPPQENCAPFLDITHRLSEAGVTVPQILAHDLAQGFMLLTDLGHRTYYDRIQAGLSDSELQTLYRQSLDMLVKLQRARHAGLPIFDETRLITELQLFIQWFVQTHHQTELDDKEQEQLQQIFGILAKTMAAEPRVLVHRDFHSPNLMACEPESGLANPGILDYQDALLGPVSYDIASLVFDARTTWEEPQQLDWAIRYWEKAKNIGLPLPTDFAQFHQQYEWSGLQRNLRILGVFARLHHRDEKSHYLAHIPRVLQYVRQVAGRYQPFVPLMRLLDRLQGIEPQVKLTF comes from the coding sequence ATGGACCCCCAAACACCGAAGATTACCCGCTCACAAACGCTACAGCATTGGCTTAGCAGTCTGCCCAACACACTCGGTTTGGTACTTGACAGCATGACCCCCGCCTCTAGCGACGCTAGTTTTAGAAGGTATTTCCGCATCGAAGCGAGCGAACAATCCTTGATTATTATGGATGCGCCTCCTCCCCAAGAAAATTGCGCCCCCTTCTTAGACATCACCCACAGACTCTCAGAGGCAGGTGTCACCGTACCGCAGATCTTGGCACACGACTTAGCCCAAGGTTTCATGCTGCTGACAGATCTTGGACATCGGACATATTACGATCGAATTCAAGCTGGCTTGTCAGACAGCGAATTACAAACACTGTATCGACAATCCTTAGACATGTTGGTCAAACTTCAGCGAGCTCGCCACGCGGGTCTGCCAATATTTGATGAAACGCGATTGATCACAGAATTGCAGCTTTTTATTCAGTGGTTTGTCCAAACGCATCACCAAACAGAACTAGATGACAAGGAACAAGAGCAACTTCAGCAGATCTTCGGGATCTTAGCTAAGACCATGGCTGCTGAGCCGCGGGTGCTGGTGCACCGGGATTTTCATAGTCCAAATCTGATGGCCTGTGAACCAGAGTCTGGCCTGGCTAACCCGGGAATTCTTGATTATCAAGACGCGCTGCTTGGTCCGGTGAGCTATGACATCGCATCGCTGGTATTTGATGCGCGCACGACCTGGGAGGAGCCGCAACAGCTAGACTGGGCTATCCGCTACTGGGAGAAAGCCAAAAACATCGGGCTGCCCCTACCAACGGACTTTGCACAGTTTCATCAACAATATGAGTGGTCTGGCTTACAGCGAAACCTGCGTATTCTTGGCGTTTTTGCCCGATTACACCACCGGGATGAAAAATCGCACTACCTCGCACATATCCCACGTGTTCTGCAATACGTGCGACAAGTGGCAGGACGCTATCAGCCTTTTGTTCCGCTGATGCGCCTACTGGACCGTTTGCAAGGCATTGAACCGCAAGTAAAGCTGACGTTTTGA
- a CDS encoding LPS-assembly protein LptD encodes MSKRFTLLLSFAALIAGVGVPVASQPAEESVDGKIILRGLKVSPALMPNRATEDEMPMYLGGEEMTANPEGELIIQGKGVVRRADAVLSAGYLRYDDRTGQIDARINARLVQDGNVVVGPSMRYNVDSDEGEVESPEFWLSSGGSGTGSKAVMTNRNEMTIDDVTYTACPCPEPAWWITASEVELNYEDNEGQAWGSVLYFKGVPILASPYLNFPIRKERKSGFLAPTFGITSQSGFDVTLPYYLNLAPNYDATVQLRPMSKRGLQLGGDFRYLGESYAGTFGGTYLEKDRELGRDRWFYSTQHSQNLGAGFFGGWNISGVSDDDYFKDFSVLAVNEATTTFLPRSGWLGWANKYWNARVDYSTFQTLGDITPQYNTVPALTLNGSHYNWGGFDIVMDNSAIWFDRPKDDFGKQLGPNGQRFVSYPSISFPIVQPGFFIKPKAGLHMTRYETTWEPDASSQFKPSNNRVLPIISVDAGMTFERDASFFGHDAVQTLEPRVYYLNVPYRDQSNFPVYDTTLSDFSFSQAFQENIYTGGWDRIANANQLTVALGSRYLHAVTGQERAFFAVGQRFYFEDQRVTLPGEVPRTNVESEYLISAAANLTDTLSTTLDLQYNPYDNSWDRAQIVARFNPKRAAAITASYRFQRNPTGLYQPQGQDQVSVSFQWPLTSQLYSVGRVDYSLLNEPQEQIYPRVTQAIAGLEYRGDCCWAARVVYQRYAIDPTQVNNAIFFQLELAGLGALGQDPLSLLGRSIPDYQNITPTVAPVGKFERYE; translated from the coding sequence TTGTCCAAACGATTCACCTTGCTCCTGTCATTTGCTGCGCTAATAGCGGGCGTTGGTGTGCCTGTGGCCAGTCAGCCGGCAGAGGAATCGGTCGACGGCAAGATAATCCTTCGCGGCCTGAAAGTGTCCCCGGCGTTAATGCCTAACCGCGCAACCGAAGATGAAATGCCGATGTATCTCGGTGGCGAGGAGATGACAGCCAATCCTGAGGGCGAGCTGATCATACAAGGAAAGGGCGTGGTGCGCCGCGCTGATGCAGTGCTTTCGGCTGGCTATCTGCGCTATGACGATCGGACAGGTCAAATCGATGCCCGGATAAATGCCAGGCTCGTTCAAGATGGTAACGTCGTGGTCGGGCCGAGCATGCGGTACAACGTTGACTCAGATGAGGGCGAGGTTGAATCGCCTGAGTTTTGGTTAAGTAGTGGGGGTAGCGGTACCGGCAGTAAGGCGGTGATGACCAACCGCAATGAGATGACAATTGATGATGTCACCTATACAGCATGTCCTTGCCCAGAGCCTGCATGGTGGATTACCGCCAGTGAGGTTGAGCTTAATTATGAAGATAATGAAGGTCAGGCCTGGGGTAGTGTGCTGTATTTCAAAGGGGTGCCCATTCTGGCTTCACCTTATCTGAATTTTCCCATCAGAAAAGAACGCAAGTCCGGCTTTTTAGCCCCTACTTTTGGTATCACCAGCCAGTCAGGCTTTGATGTAACGCTGCCTTATTACCTTAATCTGGCACCAAATTACGACGCAACTGTACAGTTGCGACCCATGAGCAAACGCGGTTTACAGCTAGGCGGTGATTTCCGTTACCTCGGTGAGTCCTACGCCGGTACATTCGGTGGCACTTATCTAGAAAAAGACCGCGAGCTTGGACGGGATCGTTGGTTTTATTCGACCCAACACTCCCAGAATCTAGGAGCGGGTTTCTTCGGTGGTTGGAATATCAGCGGCGTGTCTGATGATGATTATTTCAAGGACTTCTCGGTTCTTGCCGTCAACGAGGCCACGACCACGTTTCTGCCGCGCTCGGGATGGCTGGGTTGGGCAAATAAATACTGGAACGCACGAGTCGACTATTCAACTTTCCAGACCCTAGGGGATATTACGCCGCAGTACAACACGGTCCCAGCGCTTACCCTTAATGGCAGTCACTACAACTGGGGTGGCTTTGACATCGTTATGGACAACAGCGCGATCTGGTTTGATCGGCCCAAGGATGATTTTGGGAAGCAGCTGGGGCCAAATGGGCAGCGCTTTGTGTCTTACCCTTCGATCTCATTTCCGATCGTGCAACCTGGTTTTTTTATAAAGCCCAAAGCGGGTCTGCACATGACTCGCTACGAAACAACCTGGGAGCCAGACGCATCAAGTCAGTTTAAGCCGTCAAACAATCGCGTGCTGCCCATCATATCGGTGGACGCTGGCATGACTTTCGAGCGTGATGCGTCGTTCTTTGGGCACGACGCGGTTCAGACTCTTGAGCCAAGGGTTTACTATCTGAACGTACCATACCGAGACCAGTCAAATTTTCCTGTCTACGACACTACGCTGTCAGATTTCAGTTTTTCGCAGGCTTTCCAAGAAAACATCTACACAGGCGGCTGGGATCGCATCGCCAACGCCAACCAACTTACGGTTGCGCTCGGATCCAGATACCTACATGCGGTTACTGGTCAAGAGCGTGCTTTCTTTGCGGTTGGTCAACGATTCTACTTTGAGGATCAGCGGGTTACTCTGCCCGGCGAAGTGCCGCGCACCAATGTCGAGTCTGAGTACTTGATCAGTGCGGCAGCTAACTTGACCGACACATTAAGTACCACGCTCGATTTGCAATACAACCCATACGATAATAGTTGGGACCGAGCTCAGATCGTGGCACGGTTTAACCCCAAGCGGGCCGCTGCGATTACCGCGTCTTATCGCTTCCAGCGTAATCCCACTGGTCTTTATCAACCGCAGGGGCAGGATCAGGTTAGTGTATCGTTCCAATGGCCACTGACTTCACAGCTTTATTCGGTCGGTCGTGTCGATTATTCTTTACTGAACGAGCCGCAAGAACAAATTTACCCCAGGGTAACGCAGGCCATTGCTGGATTGGAGTACCGTGGTGACTGCTGCTGGGCAGCTCGTGTGGTGTATCAGCGCTATGCGATCGACCCGACTCAGGTGAATAATGCCATTTTCTTCCAGCTCGAGCTGGCCGGCTTGGGTGCTCTTGGACAAGATCCTTTGAGTTTATTGGGGCGAAGCATTCCAGACTATCAGAACATCACACCGACTGTGGCACCGGTGGGCAAGTTTGAAAGGTATGAGTAA
- a CDS encoding efflux RND transporter periplasmic adaptor subunit yields the protein MMNSKLVLSTLILTLALAGCNDGQTPLAANNAPPVVRTMPIESAQNSALRLSGTIEAARQNLLSFQIGGRITERLVNAGDRVNQGQLLFALDERDLSQATTAARAQAQAAASALETAQDELTRAERLFKSRFVSEQALDQAKLRLAEAQTRLDAANSSFGQATNALSYAKLSAPADGVVTEVVAEIGQVVAPGQVIGEFAFDGQLEIEVFLPQGLVAPDTGTVSLGQSEWPAVRREVSGAADPSSRTFRARYTLPADITDIPIGTIADLLLPIKASAQIMQVPLGAIDERGQGPRVWIVENGKTKSVPIKILSMSHETAQIQGELPVGTPVVAMGTHLLETGMAVRVQPR from the coding sequence ATGATGAATTCTAAGCTTGTTCTATCGACACTCATACTGACACTGGCATTGGCAGGTTGCAACGATGGTCAAACGCCCCTCGCAGCCAACAATGCACCACCGGTGGTCAGAACGATGCCAATCGAGTCTGCGCAAAACAGTGCTCTGCGCCTGTCAGGCACAATCGAGGCTGCCCGACAAAACTTGCTTTCATTTCAGATCGGTGGTCGCATCACCGAGCGTTTAGTCAATGCTGGCGACCGGGTTAACCAAGGTCAGTTATTGTTTGCACTTGATGAGCGCGACCTTAGTCAGGCCACCACGGCAGCGCGTGCGCAAGCCCAAGCGGCAGCAAGTGCCCTTGAAACGGCACAAGATGAGCTTACCCGAGCCGAGCGACTCTTTAAATCACGCTTTGTGAGCGAGCAAGCGCTTGACCAAGCCAAATTGCGGTTAGCTGAAGCGCAAACCCGTCTTGATGCCGCCAATTCAAGTTTTGGTCAAGCAACCAATGCACTGAGCTACGCCAAACTATCTGCGCCGGCAGATGGTGTTGTCACTGAGGTGGTGGCCGAAATTGGTCAGGTCGTAGCGCCTGGACAGGTGATTGGCGAGTTTGCATTCGATGGCCAACTTGAGATTGAGGTGTTCTTACCACAGGGCTTGGTTGCACCGGACACTGGTACAGTATCGCTTGGTCAGTCTGAATGGCCAGCTGTTCGTCGGGAGGTCTCGGGTGCAGCAGACCCAAGCTCTCGCACATTTCGCGCCCGCTACACATTGCCCGCTGACATCACAGATATTCCGATCGGTACGATTGCTGATCTACTTTTACCGATCAAAGCCAGCGCCCAGATTATGCAAGTGCCATTAGGTGCAATTGACGAACGTGGCCAAGGCCCCCGAGTATGGATCGTCGAAAATGGAAAAACCAAATCTGTGCCGATCAAAATTTTGTCGATGTCGCACGAAACTGCTCAGATACAGGGCGAGTTGCCGGTCGGCACCCCTGTAGTTGCCATGGGCACGCATCTACTTGAGACAGGCATGGCTGTCAGGGTGCAGCCACGATGA